A region of the Lycium barbarum isolate Lr01 chromosome 1, ASM1917538v2, whole genome shotgun sequence genome:
TATAATACTGTAGTAATGGAATAGAACGAAATAAAATTGCAGATCCAATAATCTGGCAGAAAGCTTGGAGCTTGGAAATGCAGCTAATGCATAAAAAATTGAGGTAAAAATCATTTACCCttcccaactttgctttaaaaaacaAACTCTCCCCTCAACTTTaaacaatagacattctccccTAAGCTGCATAGttgaggggggagtttgatttttaaagcaaagttggggaGGATAAATGATATTTACCCTAAAAAAATGCCCATCTAAACTTCGCAAAGTAATTCATGATCAGGATTGatgtacgtggataatcaaagttaagTTATATCACAATGAAAGACCTTTAAATTCAGAATGAATATatcttatttacatcacaaacctAACTAGCAAGGGCGGAGCTAGGGGCGCAGGGGTGTATCCAAATTTCTTCTCTAGAAAATtaaattatacacatacatataatttagggaaaagggtaaaaaatacccctctactttgggaaaagggttaaaaatatcctccattacAAATTTGGGTCGAAAATAtccctcccgtcattaaagttttcgaATATACTCATGTCTTAACGGAAATATCcaacataacccgatttcatttttaaacccgctcctgtgcctagtggctctagatgtaggactcgggaacaagttggtcgcatatgggttttttatgtagttgggtcgggtttaaatggtaCAACACAACAAGAAGCCCAGTAGAATctcaccatgtggggtctggtcGGGTTTAAATGGTGCGGGTTTAAAATGAAATGGGGTTATTTTGGGGAATTTGAGAATTTCCGTtaagataggggtatatttgaaaactttaatgacaggaggggtatttttgacccaaatttttGTTGGGTTTACTTGATAGGTTGAATGGGAAATGAAGGGAAAATGAGTTGTTCcctcttgctttatgaaataagcatttgtcccTCATTAGTAGTGGAAAGAAAAGCTCTCCTACTTAGAAGTAGAAGCACTCCTTCTTCTTGTTAAAGGGTtaagaagagggtctcccctcgcACCGTCGTCATCGCTCGATTCGGATTCggtcaaatgatttgattgattgataatcttttttgACCAAATTTCGCGACCCGTTTCtttcccggattaatttaaaatttaactccatttttttacactgtaatttttctgaaaggttgcaagccttttctgaaaggttgcaaaccttttACCAAACGGTGCTTCAATGACTATATATTTTCGTTGATCCTCAGAATTTTCACTTACGAAATTTTCtgatattcttcttcttcttcttcttcttcttcttcttcttcttcttcttcttcttcttcttcttcttcttcttctttctccgcACTTCTTAAAAACTCTCCTATGATATACTACCTTCGAGTGGTTCGTCGTCATCAGAATTTGCTGTACCGCTATTTTGCTGAGTAAATCATTCTATCATGGGAGGAAAGATTTCAATACCTCAGGTACATTGacgggaataatttccttaaggacacactgtgtattcagtgggctcgatttgaTTTTCCATATAATTTAACATACTATTCATATCATTTTTCAGTTTCTATTAATTTCGTTTTctacagttttgcagaaactggacagattCTGCTTTTTGTTTCAGGAATTATTCTAAGTTACTGTTTCAAAGTATTTTTTGCAATACAGAATTAATAATAATTTGtaacggaggatatttttagcccctttcccaaagtagaggggcatttttgacccttttccctaaaatttaattatcttttatgtatattatagATGTTGAATTCCTTTAATTTCTTTGTGAGTTTAACTTTTttaatattttgtatatcttataTAATTTATTCGTGTGTTTTAGTTTTTtgtattttgtatatttttttaTAGTTTGATTTGGAGTTAGACAGAGAATTGATTGATCGACTCTTTCCTTAATATATTGCACAACGTATGCCACACTTCTAGGGAATTTGACGCATAATTAGTCTTGGATTGTCAAAGGGACATCAATTAATCCTTATAGTCTTGGATTGTCAAAGTGACATGCAAAGTTAAAACGACTCATTGGCCCTTAGTGTACTGAAACTTCTTACATCGTCACATAAAATTCACTATTAACGCGCGAAATAAATgtctagttatgccatattggaAGAGATGTTTGAAGAAGACTCGAATTCATGTTTTTCATTGCATTTCTAAGAAATGGAGTTGAGTAATTGGTATTAAAAGTACTATGATATActatattattactattattataattagtATGAATATGCAAACCCGACATTATCCGATTTAACCGGAGAAGTTGGAATTAGCGCAACGATTGACCTGTCCAAAACACGTTTAAGGAAAAAACACGTTTAAGGATTCTTACAAAATTATAATTCTGGGATGATTTGATAATTTATGTATAAACTTGCTCATGAGCTAAACCAGTGCATTGTAGCAGTCCTCCTTGTACTCTCTCGAATTTTATGGGAAGGTGTTGTTGTGTTAAACTAGTTTAAAGAGATTCTTAACATAAAGTAATAGTATTTTTTTAATCAAGCTCTTATGGTTTTTTTGAAACTCATACCATTAAAagtacggaaaagggccaaaattatccctgaactttgaaaaatagttcatcaatacccttcgttatactttagggccaattatacccttaccgttatactatggggtcaattatacccttatgtctaacagctgccacgtggcatcatctcagcccttcaaaattattttccccttaaataattttttacccactaaaataacccaacccgacccgaatttttttttttccagccaaactgATACGGATCCAACCCAATACCCCTTGgctggaaggaaaaaaaaaatcgggtcgggtttggttattttagtggataaaaaattatttgaggagaaaataattttgaagggctgggatgatgccacgtgacagctgttagacataagggtataattgactccATAGTATAacagtaagggtataattggccctaaagtataacgaagggtatgaatgaactatttcccaaagttcaggggtaattttggcctttTTCCGTTAAAAGCATCACTATACTTTATATGTatcgttttttttttccttatcaaTTTTCACTGTGTTACCCTGTTCACACGCCTTAATTCCTCTGTTGAACGAAGTTTCACATGACCCATCATCACGACTTTAGGATAATTTGGAGATTAGCTATCTGCCACCCATACCATTCAATTATTTATAGCTATCGAAAATTGAGTCAAATCCACTTTACCCCTTAACATCGAGGGGTTGGGAAACAATACCCCTCCACATGTTGAATGAGAATGATAATTCCCTCTATGCAATAATTTCCGGCGAGCTCTTTCTTTTTTTGAATTAAGATCTtatttttagaattaaaatacgaaaatatataCCTATTATTTATTAGATATAAGTTCATATATTTGCATAAGCATAAGCACTCAAACTAAATGTATAGTTATTTCATGTAACCAAGCATTTTTTTCATAACTCTCAAAGAATTGCTTATATGAATATAATTAGAAAAACATTCCATATAGGATAAAAATCGGactgattttgtttttttttaaaaaattgtcatCTGCTTGGCTCATCCGAGTGATTTTGAAAATAGTAAAAAAATGTACGTAAATAATCAATTTTATTTAAAATGTATCTTAGAAGATGGATTACTACTACACAAActattaattacttttttatgttctttttatACTAACATTATTATGCCACAGTTATTAATGAACTTATCCTAAAAATATCTTTCTTGAACAGAACTCATGGTTCCACGTTAGAAATTCATAATCTGAAAATCATTTAGAAAGTATCCAGTTGAGAATTTGAGGATTATGGAAGAAATTATTGGTTATATGAAATCGATCGGCGTTTTATTTGAGTGCTTATGTTTATGCAAGTATATAagcagtttatatatatagataagagAGATATTTTCGTATTTAGTTCGAGaaattaaaaagagaaaaatttCACCGAAAAATATTGCATAAAGGGGTTACCCTTCCCATTCAACATATGGAGGGGGTATTGTTCCTAACCCTTAAATGTTAATGGTGTAAAGTGGAATTGACTCCCAAAAATCCACATGCTTCTTTTTTTTGTTAACATCTCCAAGCTATCGGTAATGGCAGTAAATTGACTCGCAGATAGGGGTGTTTATCGGTCAGTTCGGTTCGATTTTGTGTATTACCGATTTGGTTTATCAGTTTTGGGTTTGTAAATAttctaaaccaaaaccaaacTGATAAGATATTCGTTAACGGTTTTCGATTTATCGGTTTTTGATCTTTAACGGTTCGGTTTTTGGTTTAACAATAAAAAATGCTCCGctagttttttttgtttttttgtttttttgctttCTCTTGTTTTCATATGTTCATATATACATTGCCTTAATTGATAAAGTCTACACAAATCACAAGACAAAAAACATAAAATGCACTGTAGCAATCTTTCAAAAACAAAACAAGGGCAATTCACATTTCATAAACAAGGCCAACCCCATTTGTTCATTTGAGAAGTGAGAAGAGGCAAAGACAAAAGCATCGCAAGCCCTAGTTTCGTATGAGAATTGAGACTTTGACGAATGAGCGTGCATGCGATAAGTGATTTAGAAATAGGTccgtatttaaaaattaaaatttaaagccaCTATATATAATTAGGGATAAAAACGTAATTTTAATATAAGCTTATTGGCTTATCGGTTTAACCATTAACTAAATCCTTAAAACCGAACCGATAacccaataaaaaaaattacaaaaccgTTTATTAATCGTTAACCCAATAACCCGATATCGTTAAACCAATAACGTTTTTCTTCGTTCGATTTATCAGTTAAATCGATTTTTGCACACCCCTACTCGCAAATGGGCAAAAACTGCAAGTGGGGCCCTATGTCATTACCTTGTTATCTCCATACTGTCTCGCCGAACTATTGATTATGATACCAGTTGTCAGGTCAAAATTAACCTAAAAATACTCTTTCATATTATGACATTGTCTGTTTTGGGACAAGTATGCACAGATTTCCATAAAGGATCTCACACCATTGAAGTATCACTTCCTATTATATGAAGCTTTGTCTTCTTATGAATTCAATGTGGACTTTATTTGTACACCAATAAATATTTAACTGAGCACAAAATTTAAAATAGGAAGAGCAACAAAATTTGGAACTTATAATATTCTCTCCTGTTCACTTTACTTGTcatctttattaaaaaaaaaaaaatagtccaaAATAGTTATCATTTTAAAAATCAAGATATAACTACCTACTTCCTTCGTATCAAATTGAGATCAATGAATAAATAAgattaatttagtcaaattactctCGTAGTTAATGTTTTCTTAAGAAATATGCAAATcaaaacatgataagtaaaatGAACCGGAGCAAgcataaataaaattataaaatttttaaatttgaatttgaattatatctaaaatatattttttttaaaataagtttttATAGTTGAAGTTTCCGCATTAAACTTCTCCTTCCTACACACTGCCGGTTGAATTCTTCTGAACTAAATAAATACTGTAGTTCTACTCCAATAAACAAAAATggacaagtgagggatggctaagtggttaagcacctccacccacgaccggtaggtcctgggttcgagtcacactggaggggaagtgtggaaacactataaatcctcctaaaatgggaggggaaaaaaaaaaaaaaaaaaaacaaaaatgtcAGACAAAAACTTTTCCTTTTCGCCTATTTAATACAGTTTCTCCCATACCACCAACAATAATACCAAACaccttcaatttctctttctcCCACTATAACTACACGTTTATAAAATCACAAGGCAAAAATTAGCCTTAACTGAAGCTCATTCTTGTGAAAATTCATCTTAATTTCTACTTTCATGGATAAAGACTACTTCTCTAATGGTGGAATTCAACCACCCTTACATTTTGAACCCAAAATTCCATTAAACTCCTTACATTCACCTCAGGAACTAAATTCAGATTACATTGTGGATACCCATTGGGACAATAATTCTACAGATCAATACACCCATTTTGATTCAGCTTTGAGTTCTATGTTCTCATCTCCAGTACCCACCAATTCTTTAAATTCCAACGATAGCCATAGTTCATCACTACGTGAATTGATTGGGAAATTGGGCTCAATTTGTAATTCTCCTTCACCCCAATTCACTTATGATAATAGTAGTATTAATAACTGTGATTCTACTAGAACTTCATGTTATACTACACCCTTAAACTCTCCTCCAAAATTACACATAAAAGATAAATTACCCAATTCAGGGAATTCAGTTCTTATGAATGCTCCCCCATTTTCTTGTTTTCATACCCTTAGTTTCAATGGCAGGAGTCAAGTTGGGCTAAACAATGAAGAATCGTGTTATGGATCTGTTACTGGGCTTAATGGGAGAGGAAATTTGCATAGAAAATTGAGTAGCCCTTCTCTTATACAAAACAAAAATGCAGGCAAAACCCACGTGGAAATTTTGAAGTTGGGCAAAATTTCAGGTCCTAATGCCAATTCTAATGAAGAATGCTCTGTTTCTAAGCAAGTAAAAAATGTGTTGAATTCTAGGAAAAGAAAAGCAGTTTCAAAAGGGGAAGGAAAAAATTATGAAACTGAGGATGGTAAAAGGGATAAGAGATCAAATTCAACAGAAGGTAATGGGCGCAAAAATGCAAGTGTCAAAATGGAGGAACAAAAGGATAGTGAAAGTGATGAAGCTGAGAAAGGAGCAAAAGAAAATCAAAAGATTTCTGAGCCACAAAAGGATTATATTCATGTTAGAGCAAGAAGGGGTCAAGCTACTGATAGCCATAGTTTAGCTGAAAGAGTAAGCCTCTAAACTTCTTGATAATATTTCTGGTTTGTGTTAAGAGTTATGTGATCACTTTtattttacttaattatatttttaaCACGTTTTTAGGGGCAAGTTTGATTCGTTTTCATGGGCCAAGTAGTCCACTCTGATATCATGTTGAATTATGTGACTATCTCACTTTTTTATAACAGTAGTTTAGGGGCCAGCTAGCACGTATCTCGACTAATTTCACGAGATACTTGCAACCTCTCACCAGCATAGGTACAAAATTACTTTATCCACCAACATTTGGACAGATAAAAAGAAATCACCATAATTTAAACCTGAAATCTCACACAAGTGATCACCTCATCTAAAAATTCAAAGTTAGAGAGAGCACGCTTTTATTAACTTGATTATACGTATAACAACGGTTTGAAGGCCAAATTTTCATCTGTAACAGTGTTTAACTATCGCCTTGTTTGCCACTTGATTAGGTTCGTCGAGAGAAAATCAGTCAAAGAATGCAGTTTCTGCAAGATCTTGTACCAGGCTGTAATAAGGTTTGTCCAGTTGCTACATTAGtttcttcaattttttcttttagttttctCTTTGGCCACATGCAAGATTAAGTTTTTAGCTGCCATCTCAAGTCCAATTCTAACCTAGATGAACAATTTTTACTAGGTGACTGGAAAAGCACTGATGCTCGATGAAATTATAAACTATGTCCAGTCGCTCCAACGCCAAGTTGAGGTAATTCAAGATTTTGATGAAGCACACTGTGAAAATAGCCCATGACATGTCTCTTGGTTCTTCTTCTAATTGATCTATATTGCAACATTTTGTAGTTCTTGTCCATGAAGTTGGCTTCAGTTAACCCAAGAATGAATTTTCAGATAGATAATCTCCTTCCCAAGAATGTGAGTGATTTGATAATATATCAGTGAATGGCTTCACTGTAACATTTATTGTACATTCTAATGGAATTTCTTGGggttatttttctttcttccagATATGTCAACCAAATGGCTCTTTGCACCAACATGTGTTCCCATTAGATGGATTTGGTGAAAATCTTACTCAGGTAAATAAACCCGTTTACCCACTCGTCAGTTCTATGAATCCTTACTGACAATGTCGCTCTATTTCAGCTCATTTCATTCAATGgcatataaaaataaaaagtactaGAAGTTCAATATTTTCTACTGGCATTTTCTGATTGAGTTCATTTTTCCAGCTTCCTACAATATGTGAGGAAGACCTCCAAAGCATTGTCCAGATGGGATTTAACCAGAACTCTAACCAGGATCTGATATTGCAGTCACAAACATTCCCTGGTAAGAAAAGGGGAAGCTATTAGTAGTATTTTTTTTCTTGGGGGAGTGGGTGTGGGGGGGTATGATTTGACTTGACACAACTATTAAGGAACCAAAAATAGAATGACAGTTTTACTATATCACTCATTGAATATAATGAAGGCAATGTTTTAGAAAATGCATTGATAAATGGATATAGCAAATAATAAGAGTAAATTAGGAACTAAGTATTAAATTCTGTCTTGCTTTTCTAAATTTGATAGGTAAAAGTGGTCATCTATTTTTAGTACAGAGggcaagtaaaaatggacggagggagtattatgtgTGCTAAAAACAAGTATAGATAGCGGCCACTTATACTATGAATTTCAACTTGTGATTAATATATTTGTTTCTTCTTATGCAGTGCCTAATTCTGAGTCTCACATGAAAATTGATATGTAATGACCATCCATTTATCCACGGGACCACAATTTAAGGCCCCACAGGAGAAAGAGC
Encoded here:
- the LOC132606971 gene encoding transcription factor bHLH78-like, with the translated sequence MDKDYFSNGGIQPPLHFEPKIPLNSLHSPQELNSDYIVDTHWDNNSTDQYTHFDSALSSMFSSPVPTNSLNSNDSHSSSLRELIGKLGSICNSPSPQFTYDNSSINNCDSTRTSCYTTPLNSPPKLHIKDKLPNSGNSVLMNAPPFSCFHTLSFNGRSQVGLNNEESCYGSVTGLNGRGNLHRKLSSPSLIQNKNAGKTHVEILKLGKISGPNANSNEECSVSKQVKNVLNSRKRKAVSKGEGKNYETEDGKRDKRSNSTEGNGRKNASVKMEEQKDSESDEAEKGAKENQKISEPQKDYIHVRARRGQATDSHSLAERVRREKISQRMQFLQDLVPGCNKVTGKALMLDEIINYVQSLQRQVEFLSMKLASVNPRMNFQIDNLLPKNICQPNGSLHQHVFPLDGFGENLTQLPTICEEDLQSIVQMGFNQNSNQDLILQSQTFPVPNSESHMKIDM